The Triticum urartu cultivar G1812 unplaced genomic scaffold, Tu2.1 TuUngrouped_contig_5066, whole genome shotgun sequence sequence TGCAGTTTTCAGGAAGACCGTCCTTACCATCTTGAGCATCTTGGGAGGTTACCTCTGTTGAGATACCTTAGTCTAGGGAGCACACGTATCAGTAAGCTCCCGGAAGAAAACTCAAGTGTCTCTCGTATTAGAGAGTTACCACAGAGTATTGGCTTGCTAAGAAAACTCAAGTGTCTGCGTGCTGACGTGAATGGTGTTCTTACAACAGTTTCGAATTGGATAGGGAATCTGACATCCTTGGAGGAGCTACATTTGAGTACTGTTGACGAGTCTTATATCTTGGTGAAAGAGCTCAGCAAGCTGACAGAGCTGAGGGTGCTCACCTTGGTTTGTACTTACACAGGTGTCGACGAGTGCTGGAAGAAAACTTTTGTAGACTCTTTATGCAATCTGCGAAAATTACAAATCCTAGGACCAAACTTTCAATTCACCGAGGAGCATATCATGGTGTTTGAATCGGTTCGCTGTGACTAGTGGGAAGGCTATAACTAAGCCCTCTCGGCAACTCCGTGATTTGGCCATAATAGCAGGCACTTTTAGCAGGTTACCGGCATGTCTCTTCCGAACCTCTCCATCCTAAACATACACGTGGATGATTTGGGCAAGCAGGACGTGGTTTTTTTCAATTCCCTGACAGCAACCAGTGTTGTCTTTTTTCAGACTGATGAAGAGGAATCAGACTCGGAACAGACCAAACAGGAGTTACTAGCAGCCTCCTCTTTGGATCATACTACCAGTGTTGGTACGTCTGCTCAGGTAATCGACGACAACAACGACGAGGAAGAAGAATCGGACTCTGATAAGACCGAACAAAAGGTGTGTATTTACTTCACCCCAACGAGGTTTCTTTCTCTTTCCGGTTCCTGTAATCGGCCCTCTTCATTCAAACTCCCTTCTTTCTTTTGCAGTCCGACCAGGAAGATGAGAACCGTCCCGGACCTCACCTAAGAGAAAGCAGCGATTACATCGCCGACACATCTCCTCCGGTGCCCGCGCAGCGACAGGCGTGGAGGCGGTGGGCGTGCTTCGCTTGCCTCAGTTCCGCTGCATCTGCCACAGCAGGTTCAAAGCAATGCGAGCTTCAGGCATCAGGCTGACAGACTGCTCAGCCATGAATGATAGCGTTACTACATTTCTTAGGATTTTCTGCCCCGTAGTCTGTGTCTCTATGGTCATCATCAGGATCGGACAATGGCATGGACAGCGGGCTTTCCTGGCTTGCTACAATCCCCTAGTTCCAGAACCTGTTGTTCCTATTTTTCCTGTATCCTAATTTGAAAAAGATCCATTCTTGTCTTTCGGGGTCTTTTTTTGTGCCGTACGATGCCCATCTCGAACAGGTGCTTTGCGCGTCATATGCCCTAGTAAGCAGAGGATGGTTTGGTCTAATGTTCTTTGGCGGGGACTAATATAAGGGGCTGCCTGTTTTGTCTTCCTCGCTAAAATCAATCAAAAAATAAGCGTGCTCTCCTGTTGCAGCAGCGATAGCAAACAAAGCCTGAAGAACATGACAGTTCAAACCTCATGCAAATCAATCAAAATACATAATGCAAATCAATCAAAATACATAAGTCTTTTCAGGCAGCACTAACATGCTGCTGAATCGTCGTCATGCATCAACGGAAGCAACACTCACACTATGGGTTTTGTAGCTGTGCTAGGCACACCACATGCACATCAGACCCTCTTATTTTAGATACAAAcataagaaaaaaaatcaaaccAAACCGAACCACGTGGCTGATGCACCGTCTTTTCCTCACTGGGGAGACACACACAGAAATGATCAATCAGGTGCACGCACACAACATCAAGCACCAATTTATTCTTGGGAAACTGAACACAACTTCAACTGGGCAAGCCAACACTTGATTCAACCGTTgttgcagcagcagcagcagaaaTCATCCCGCCTCCAGATCTACAAATGTAAAATGATAAAACTAGTTAATGGAAGACGATAATATAGCTTAATGCGTCAAATAAGCACATATGAAGAAAGATACAGTAGTGCATAGGGGTCATTAGCTCCTTGCTATATGCATCATTTTTGCAATTCAGAATATAGCACAGCATATATAGTGAGTGCCACAGATATATACACACATGATTTATAGACGTTATGGCATATGATACGGTACAGGAAACAAGAAAAGGGTGGGGGCATGCACATGCATACCTGAACGCTCAAAGCAATTCAACGGAGGACTGAGACTCGAGGAAGGGCCTTCTTGTAGTACTGTGAGTGGTGTGTCTTAAAGAGTGACGGGTGGTGACCGGCCTCCAGCCCGTCCCACTCTAGGTTATCCCACAAGTCCTTCTCGCAGTCTACAACAGGAAGACTGACTCCACGGCGAAGGCCCACCGCCGGGAGGCGCCTAAGGCCCCAAGAGCCCCTTATCCTGATGGTCTCAAGCTTTGGAGCAAACATCTTGTCTTCACATATTACCTCCAGATTGTGGAGTTGATGCAGGTAGATGTGCTTTAGCTGTGGAAAGTTCTTCACCGTGTCTTCTCTTCCAGCGTCATAATTCACGTCCCATGGGAAGATCTGCCTGAGACTACCACAGCTGACTATTTTGATGGTCTCCAGGCTGGGTAAGATGAATGATGAGATTGGGAGGACATACTTGAGCCTCGGGCAGTTGTGCAAGTGTATGCTCCGCAGTTGTCCAAAGACAAATTCTTGCTGAACTGCCCACATTATTCCTTGGCTCCAAATGCAGCCAGCCGTTCGGAGATCGGTCACCCAGATGGTCTCCAAGTGAGGAAAGGAACAATTGACCTCCTTGATATAAGGGACAAAAATTGCCTGTAACTTAGGACACTTGTCGACATGGCACCATCTCAAATCAAAACGAGCAGGTTCACCTATAAGGACAACAGAATCTTGTTTGGGGGCAATAGCAAGCATGGAAAAATTGTCATGGACGCGCAATGAGTGAGCCCGGCATATCAATTGAAAAATAGCTATGACTCCCCAATCGGAATCCACATCAGTGAGATTAATTCCATCACCAATCTCGACATGACGGTGCAGGGGTACAAGCAGTGGCTGTGGGACCTCATAAGAATCAGCGCCCCCCTCGAGTACAATATCATGGTAGCAGCATCTGATGGGGCTTCGGACTGGCCGAACTACCTGCTCATCGTGGGTCTCAATCCCCACGTTATTAATGCTTCTCCCTTCAGCTTTGATCTCCAAAGACCCATACAGATTCAAGTATAGGCTATCAGTAATCAAAAACCTGGAATGTTTTTCCCACAAACCGAGCACCAACGATAGGATGAACCTTGCATCTCTAACATAAACTTCACCGTCATATTTTCTGTTAACACAGCAGATAAGTGAAGAATCATGTGGCCTGATGGCGCCCTTTCCTTGATTGCTGATGCGTAGCATTTTCAACCTTCTTTTGACGCTCCACCATAGTATTGCGTGGAGGTTTTCACAGCCTATCAGAAAGAGCCGCTCTAGTTCAGGCACCTGCACCACCTCACTGCTCAAGTCAAGTTTCCTGATTAAGGTGTTTGATAGGTCTAGCTCCTCAAGGCACGGCAATTCTCCATGCAATGTGAAGTTCTCCAAATGCACACAACCAACCAAAGAGATCTTGGAGACTTTTGCTTCTTGGATTGAACTAAAACTTAAGCTAAATGATTCAATTGAAGGAGGGAGTCCTTCAGGCCCAACATGCTCCAACTGAACACAGCCATCTAGAATCAGAGTCTTCAGACCAACTGTCTCTGATACTCTTGGCAAAACTTGCATTGTACTATTCCCAGATAGATCGAGGAGCTCCAACTTTACCATATTTGTGAATTCATCCAGTTCATCTGTTTCCCAAGAGCATGTAGGTTCAATTATTCGAAGCTTGCGGAGGTTCTGTAGTTGTCGCCATGAAAAATTACGGCACCAAATCCTTCCCTTCTTCACATGTACCTCCCTCATGTTTGCAGCCATTTGCTCTATTGTCTCTTGTGGCAGAGCCAGTTCCCAAGTTGTGTCATATATATCTAGCACCCATAGGCTGTGAAAAAATTCCATAGTTGGTTTCCTTTGCTTCACGGGTTCTTCTTTTTGTTGATCCTTGCAGCTGTCCAATCCAAGGAAGCTTAAGCTTCGACAACAGCGGAAAGGAGGTGAAGAAAAATTGAAGGAGCAGTTGCATAATCTGAGCACACGAAGATTTTCCGATTGATGAAACATGCCATCGGGTAATGATGGTAATGGAGGATTGGATCCCCTTTGGACTGCAAGGAAAAAGGACGTTGACTCTGGAGGAATAGTCACCGCCTCGATcctttttatttcttccatactAGTGGAGGTGACAACCATTACCATCCAACGTTTCTGGGCGTCCAAACTATCAGTAAAATCTACCAATGTATCAAATGAGCAGTCCTCTAATCCGATCCATTGATGCAAAGCAGTACCAACATCCCATGCTTCATCATCATGACCTCCTTGTACAATGCCATCGCAGACCCAATATTTGGTAGCATGGGTAGCCCACTTATAGTCAATAATGTCGCTACCCCGAGAGATTAATGACAACAGATACATGCAGCACTCGGCCACTATTTCAGGGGTGATGGCAAGATTTCCCATAGATCGAGCAATTTCTCTAGCCTCTGCCTGTAGAAAAAACTTGTGACTGAGACTACCTCTTTCGTAAACACAGAAAGTTGAATTGTCCATCTTTTTCTCAATTCTTGAGTTGGGCAGAATCTTTCTTCTAAAAGTCCACAATATTCTAGTGCCGAACACTGCTCGAGGAATGCCTAAATCATTCAAGTCAACTCTGTTGTGGCTCCCATTCTGAAATACCACTAAACATCTATGCTCCTGTAGGGATCGATGGATTACTGGCACAACATGTTGTATCTCAGCTCGAGATCCCTCATCTAACCCTTCCAAATCATCTTTTTCATCTTGCTTATCAAAAATAGCCATTACAGTTTCAGCAAGCTTCAGTTCCTCGGCTATTTTCCTTTGTAGTGCTCTTCGACTTTTCCACCTCGAGCAATCGACGTGGATGATCTTGTCGAAATTCTTCATCAGAGACGGCGGAGGGTCTTCGATAATAGCTCTAAGCACCACAGAAGCAGCCAACCCATGCCATCCATTATAATATATGACACTATATTTAGTTTTCTCAATGAAATCGATCAAATTCTCTACCGCCGCCTCGACATGGGGTGATCCATACCCCAGCACCTGGTTATGACAATCAGCTGAGGTTAATTCACGTATATATCAATTTTGGCCTAGTATTACTTATACTTATTTAAAAGGTATAGGCAAAGCTAGAAGTGATCAGAGGGACCATTCCCGCCGATAACTGTTTCTTAGTTTTGGTTAAGACCACTAAATTGGGCATGAATGCTCATGATATGGTAACACCCACACCTACCAACGGATTAGGCTAAATGCTACTGGGTTGTGGTTTACATGTGCATGGGCCAGTCGATCAGACATGCAGCTACAAAAGCAGCGATGCAGAGATGGGAGGGAACAGAAATAAACTGAACCGTGCTCGATCTTCCTCTCGTCTGGATCCCCTACCTCTCCGGTGACCACTCCACAAGTACCTTATCGTCCTCTGCTCACGTCAGGCGATCCCCGGGGCAACGAGTTGTGACAGACCTAAATCAGATTCACTTCAACATAGGTCATCGACACATGACACTTGAACCTTTACTGAGCAAGCGGTTCTGTGACTAAAGAGGACAGCTGGGGTGGAGATCAGGGTAAGTGGGTAACTAAAAGATTTCTATAAATTATTTGGTTGTATCAGTTTGATATATGGAGGACATAATCCCTCTGTATCGACTGCGCCTATTACTCAAGAAAAGGGTTGAACCAAAGTTGAAAGGTTAGAAGAATTGCATTTCCATAAGAAACATCAAATCAAGATTAATTTCGGATGTGCAATTAACTATATGTACCATATGACAGTCTTAAATCCTAAATGTGTCATCTTTTTTTTCAAGATCTGATAGAACAAGCTCTGTCTCATCAATGTGATGCATTTTATTGTTCGGTGCCGGTTAATAGGAGCAGGCATGGCAGATTAGATCTTCGTAGTTGCGTAATGGCACATActggatgtgtgtgtgtgtggtgtgtctATATATGTAGTGTATGCTAAGATTTAGAGGAAGAGATTTATGCACATAATACCATGACAGCCAGACAGAAAAACTCAATAACAAGAGTCAAGAGCACAACTCGAGTGAAACGAGCATGCATATGTAAGAAAAGAAAAATACCCATCCACGCCTGTCCATGATGAGTTTCTGAATCAAGGCCCACGTGCCCAACAAACGGAATAAGCTCCAGGCTCAAATAATCTAACCCATCCACGCCTCCTCCACTTGCAAGCACCTAGAAGAGCATCTCTTAGTCAGTTGTATGTTTGCGCGTAACTAGTGCTTGCTCACAAAGTTGCGAGTTTTCAGAACTATAAGTTGAAGCAATTAATATGAGGTAGCGGAAGAAGGATAGTGGTACCTTAATTAGCAGCTACATATCCTGTGCGAGTCCATTAGAGAGCAGAAATGTTGGTGCTGTTTCCTCCGGGAAGAAAGATGGTGACACAGGATGGAGGAAGAAGAATGGGAGTTGGGCATCAACTGTGAGTGTTAGCTTCACATATGGTTTTGCTGATCAACATACATTGCTtttgcctttgcctttgcctttggCCAAAGCGAGCGCACAGCATATCATGCTTCTTTGCTTGGGTTTGGAGGCAAAGAATAAAGCCACGGATCGGCATCTCGATCCCTTTTTGCTTTGCGGATGGCGAATAACAGAATCAAGCTCCTTAATTCGCTTGGTGTTGGAAAAGAAGGATGAAATTGTTCCTCTGGGCTGAAAAGAGCAGAGTGAATCGCACGACATCACAGCCTTGCGATAAAAGTGAACCACAGCTCTAGGATGTTTTTTTGTTCCGGAGATAGTAGAGACCCTATAACCTGTCGGCGCGCGCGGCCAGAGCACGAGCGGCCGGCGTTGTTCCTCGGCGGCGTGGCCAACCACCACGCCGAGCCTTGCCGATATGCCAAATAGCTCTGCCTGGCCGTGGTGTGTTAGACTCTATATTTACATAGAGCTTCTGTACGTAACTGTATATTGTATTCGTATAAATGATGTACGAAATGCCAAatggaggccgagctccatgGAGGACTTTATTTGAAAACTTCAAAATTTGAACTTTTCAGTTTCAAAAAATTAAGAAAATAAATACACATACACCTATATACATAATGTACATGTATGTAAATTTTCAGGTCGAAATACATTAAAATGTGAGCTACACAAAAAAGACAAGTTTGTGGCTTTTTAGTATAAGGTATTTCATCCTGAAATTTTCATCTTTAAAGTCCATGATTTTTTTTGCAGCTCGCAGTTCAAGGTATTTCATCCTGAAATTTTCACACATACACTTTACATCCTTCCATACACGtgtatttttttcagaatttttgaaactgaaatttatgaattttgaatttttcaaaataAAGGGCTCCATAGAGCTCGGTCTCAAAAATGTCCTACTCATGTGGTGTACCCCTATATATAAAGAGAGCCACAACCGTATTAGGGTGTCGTGCAGTTTCTCACAACCCTAATCTTTACATGGTATGAGACTAGTTCTATGATCGATGTCTTCCGCCTCTGCCCCGATCGCCCCtgccccggccgccgccgcctctccgtTTTGTCCTCTCGTCCGCTGGCCTCCATGGAGCAACATCGGAATCAAGGATTTAGGGGTGATAAAAGTGCAAGTGAGCAACTAAATTATATCACATTGGCTGCTTGCAGGTCTTCTGTGCTCTAGACCCAATGAGTACGCCACATGCTATCTTCTTGGCAACTATGTTAGATATATTAAATTTACTATATATAGAACTAGCTactttatttttagtaagaaaattaattgaactagtttatttttagtaagtgcttagttgaattgaactagttgaattaatagaactagctagttgaattaatatagaactagctagctagtaagtGTTTATCAATTAATGTTTCAgttatgaacataggaaatgtcgtctgacgacgaaAACAATTTCGTTATGTGTGAATACTGCTAAGAAGAGCGCGACCTGTGCGACAAAAATTTCCTAGTTGATGATAGGCGCTttagcatcaagctggatgagaccttcgaagtggatacagtaagtcacaacgacaagtcttttttcgtaattaagcatgacttatgcttcatttgcttcaacttataattttaaattttcactattctactagcgtatcccctaccatgcaagaatttttgtcttggataagataggtttcagtcctaaaaaaactatggaggtaaagagagtttacttgaagaccgagcatggttataccttcaacgtcaaattatacaatgcagacacctacacctattttgaatgcaaaacttggcaagcactatgcaaggcttatgcatttgagcctgatatgtttatcacctttgatattcatcccgaagatgatattgaaggtaatagagacatttGGGTCGATGTGCAGCCTCCTCCAAtactaccattatgtgagtttctcaaccatatttatgtcttcgatattgtttatgcaaaaatagttgacaactaatttctattgacaacttatttccattcaagcaaacatgtccaacGCTTGGTAGACAGTACCATCccctgtcccggggctgaactaaactgcgaggagacaagtcattatgtttcatggcttgaggatctttaTGATGTCAAGAGAAATTATTTTCCTGAATTTGAAaatcttagtactcaaaacgtgtgACCAATAGTGAttgtattgaactacggtcacatctatttaggaaagatgcatggtaagatttttactatttatcctcagtgcatcttttgcatacaatATTTTtcaagctaaacttcattgctaagtaatGTTACTATAcgcgatgttcttcaacagggactcccaatgacagttgtgcctcagtggatcgagactaaaggtcgcatgtcaatggttagcttacagccaagatatcctacattgcacatgagtgcattcaggatttccacaaccgaggaatgcttaatagtgaaagattgaagcaaaattgtgaaggatcacagagaagtactagggggcagcaaacagaaGCGCAGCCGACGATTAGAGACAGGTTCAtttgcatgctccaatatgatgaatctggagagctatacatgttatatgctattttacctgagagagagcagcaggagtgattagcatgctattagtacttgtcctctcatgtcggTGTTCTTCGTCGATCCTGAATTTAATCTCATGACCATGCTGAACtagatgatatctttgcttctgatataagtgaatgtttcttctttaagctagtgttagtgatgattagatagcggtaacgactatgatgattaaatagtggtaatgaTGACTATAATTGATGATTTTTCAGCTAGCTAGTAtactgttgttggtgatgatatgatgtaagagtttttatattaatatgatgatgatgagttattatttcatttatgaaagaaaccgcagattagtttcaactggatgcaGAGCTagctagctaagtgatcaagtatatatatgcCATATCTATATTACTTGATCACCTagtgatttaacaactcattgtaatataaaaacaatctctaaattaAACTGAAAACACGAAattaaaggaaaaacaaaaaataaatcCAAAACCACCCCAAACATTTAGTATCGGTTGGTGGTATcaatcggtactaaaggtctcCCCGCACCCGGCCCTGGCATGTGTCACGTGGCCTTTAgtccccaccctttagtgccggttatagAACCGGCCCTAAAGGCCctcacgaaccggtgctaaatcccggttctgcactagtgggaTGCGGTGTTAGCCGTAGGATGCGGACACATGGTGGCAGATGCCAGCCGGTCTATTTTTAATACGGTTATTTGGATAAATGCCACTTGAATTCTGACGATTCCGAGAAACGCCAATGCAAATGTCACCACATATTATGCAAACTTTCGAAAACAAGACTTCATCTTTCTCTCTGTCTTTCTTGCCAAGGTTATTTTTGGAGGAAATAATTATCATGACCTCCTACCACTAATCCACCACCTCTCTGTCCAGCTTTGAGCGGGAATACGAGACGCGAGACATGAAACGCCAAATTCTTAGTTGTTTAATGTTACATATAGCGAACTGTTGGAAATTATCCTTCTTCTTTGGTAAGCAGAGGCACAGTTGTATGGACTCTTGTGCCCGTCAGATTCGGCATCCGGAATGGACATGAGAGACTATCATGCTGACATGCTGGGAAGCAGCCTCGCCGTCATATGGGTCGAAACACAACTAGCAGGGAACCAGACCCTAGAGGCACTATGGGCCAAAGTTGTCTACTTGGAAGTGCAGGCTCCCAACGCTAGTaaaaaagggccatttgtcccggttcataaggcccatctgtcccggttgcggaaccgggactaaagggtcgttactaatgcccttgCCCTTTAATCCCAGTTCTTATatgaaccgggacagatgggcctccacgtggccgttGTGACGAGTCCAGGCAGGagagcctttagtcccggttggtggcaccaaccgggaccaataggcatccacgcgtcagttGTTCAGGGgttagggtttttgtttttttctgaaaGAGGGGTGAATTTGGGGTTTTTGTATGGTTAATTAAGGTgcttcatatattgtgttaggtagctaattaattaatagagagaagtgtcctcttttatctccgtgcttggtcgacgctacgtactatacgtatagagaggccctcgacacggtagctagtaagaaaataaaggaaaccattaagtacagaagttcgtcatgcataccgagagaagtgatcgacctctccttctccgagagattggtcgaacaacaagttttcgtattatctatccgacgctactggctacataCATATACAATATGTAATATCTGTTACAATCCCCTAGCATCTGAAATCAAGTTTCACATGGTATTCTCCCTCTTGAATTTCTTTCATGCGATCTTCTGGTAGGAGTTCATTCCGCATCTCCCacgtctaatttgaagaagggggttaatacatatatatgaatgaaactcaacagaaatgatggtgtaataaaatgaaattgtgaatattattgcttacgcacatcaaattgttttttagagtagccccgcttatctttgcaagtcgcgttgtagatgaactcgcacACATAGTATCcgcagaaatcattcccttgttcctgccacaagcactttacgagaaatagaggtcaatcaaactgataatgaagcattataaatggcattgatgaaagtagctagaatcaacgggagcaagatgcgcggaactagctagctagtactacttactttcgggtatgtCCATCGCAGCTCCcccggcagtcccggagcttgtgcggtgaatactttccaaaccctgcgagacaaagcaaacaattacttgatatcaggaaatgaacaaaaagttgccgatatggtgcgataatgatcgattgaacttaaTTGTTGAGAAttttagtcatgtccgcataggtctcgggagattttcgtctcgagtcgaagacgattactagtccctgctcaagcttaatctccaggagaatatagtggaagctgtgcacgcatgcataactcatcaattacattactataacctcgctcgagtaataagggaaaccgaatatgcacaagacagtaacactcactcgaagttgtaaggaaatagtattttatctttgttttgatttactATCAATGATTTGAGCAAGTTGGCCTCAGCATCATCGGTGTTCTTTTCAACCTCAAATttatctatgagatttgtgttaatgaacccaatatcatacaTTTCTGCTTTTCTGCACTCGACGATTTTcgatctgcataatatagtgaggataatcatatatacatgcaatgaaagagctgagctatatatagagacttaatgacagaagtagcacttacagacagtagcaagtgaccgttaatttatcgatggccttttgattgaaccactggaagaactcctcaaatggaacagtcAACAAATGAATTCCAACGAGGTCGTGCTCATCTTGAACTCTCAGATACAAAGTATTcgtccccccagactctctgcaggtttgcatgtaccaatcatggaatcttcgcatcatcgttgttagaga is a genomic window containing:
- the LOC125528725 gene encoding uncharacterized protein LOC125528725; its protein translation is MDRRGWVLGYGSPHVEAAVENLIDFIEKTKYSVIYYNGWHGLAASVVLRAIIEDPPPSLMKNFDKIIHVDCSRWKSRRALQRKIAEELKLAETVMAIFDKQDEKDDLEGLDEGSRAEIQHVVPVIHRSLQEHRCLVVFQNGSHNRVDLNDLGIPRAVFGTRILWTFRRKILPNSRIEKKMDNSTFCVYERGSLSHKFFLQAEAREIARSMGNLAITPEIVAECCMYLLSLISRGSDIIDYKWATHATKYWVCDGIVQGGHDDEAWDVGTALHQWIGLEDCSFDTLVDFTDSLDAQKRWMVMVVTSTSMEEIKRIEAVTIPPESTSFFLAVQRGSNPPLPSLPDGMFHQSENLRVLRLCNCSFNFSSPPFRCCRSLSFLGLDSCKDQQKEEPVKQRKPTMEFFHSLWVLDIYDTTWELALPQETIEQMAANMREVHVKKGRIWCRNFSWRQLQNLRKLRIIEPTCSWETDELDEFTNMVKLELLDLSGNSTMQVLPRVSETVGLKTLILDGCVQLEHVGPEGLPPSIESFSLSFSSIQEAKVSKISLVGCVHLENFTLHGELPCLEELDLSNTLIRKLDLSSEVVQVPELERLFLIGCENLHAILWWSVKRRLKMLRISNQGKGAIRPHDSSLICCVNRKYDGEVYVRDARFILSLVLGLWEKHSRFLITDSLYLNLYGSLEIKAEGRSINNVGIETHDEQVVRPVRSPIRCCYHDIVLEGGADSYEVPQPLLVPLHRHVEIGDGINLTDVDSDWGVIAIFQLICRAHSLRVHDNFSMLAIAPKQDSVVLIGEPARFDLRWCHVDKCPKLQAIFVPYIKEVNCSFPHLETIWVTDLRTAGCIWSQGIMWAVQQEFVFGQLRSIHLHNCPRLKYVLPISSFILPSLETIKIVSCGSLRQIFPWDVNYDAGREDTVKNFPQLKHIYLHQLHNLEVICEDKMFAPKLETIRIRGSWGLRRLPAVGLRRGVSLPVVDCEKDLWDNLEWDGLEAGHHPSLFKTHHSQYYKKALPRVSVLR